From Streptomyces sp. TLI_053, a single genomic window includes:
- a CDS encoding YbjQ family protein — translation MANIDEYGGGQRPDAQVLVVTTNDIPGYRVDHVIGEVFGLTVRSRHIGSQIGASLKSLVGGELRGLTKTLVESRNEAMERLVEQTKARGGNAVLMFRFDVTEAADVGTEVCAYGTAVVISPATA, via the coding sequence ATGGCAAACATCGACGAGTACGGCGGCGGGCAGCGCCCGGACGCCCAGGTCCTGGTAGTGACCACCAACGACATCCCCGGCTACCGGGTGGACCACGTGATCGGCGAGGTCTTCGGTCTGACGGTGCGCAGCCGGCACATCGGCAGCCAGATCGGCGCCTCGCTGAAGTCGCTGGTCGGCGGCGAGCTGCGCGGCCTGACCAAGACCCTGGTGGAGAGCCGGAACGAGGCCATGGAGCGGCTGGTCGAGCAGACCAAGGCGCGCGGCGGGAACGCGGTCCTGATGTTCCGGTTCGACGTCACGGAGGCGGCGGACGTCGGCACGGAGGTCTGCGCGTACGGGACCGCGGTGGTGATCTCCCCGGCCACGGCCTGA
- the paaC gene encoding 1,2-phenylacetyl-CoA epoxidase subunit PaaC, which yields MTDDHVYLSLAEASPEPEGEGRWAYGTGFADPLLGVDTAVPSGLDGTDLAAYCLMLGDDALVLAQRLIEWCTRAPELEEEVALANLGLDLLGQARQLLTRAGQADGSGRTEDDLAYWREEHEFRNVRLVEAPNGDFAYSIARLLLFSTVRGALYEALAGHADPVLAAVAARGVKELAYHREYATAWTLRLGDGTPYSAARMQAGLDAVWPLLEELFTAHPVELRVGVDPATLREPVLRSLAAVLAEAGLAVPDVAGLATVGGRAGRDGVHSEALGLLLAELQVLARAHPGATW from the coding sequence ATGACCGACGACCACGTGTACCTGAGCCTCGCCGAGGCGTCCCCCGAGCCCGAGGGCGAGGGCCGCTGGGCGTACGGGACGGGCTTCGCCGACCCGCTGCTCGGGGTGGACACCGCCGTCCCGTCCGGGCTGGACGGGACCGACCTCGCGGCGTACTGCCTGATGCTGGGCGACGACGCGCTCGTCCTCGCCCAGCGCCTCATCGAGTGGTGCACCCGCGCGCCCGAACTGGAGGAGGAGGTCGCGCTCGCCAACCTCGGCCTCGACCTCCTCGGCCAGGCCCGCCAGTTGCTGACCCGGGCCGGGCAGGCGGACGGTTCCGGGCGGACCGAGGACGACCTCGCGTACTGGCGCGAGGAGCACGAGTTCCGCAACGTCCGCCTGGTCGAGGCGCCGAACGGGGACTTCGCGTACTCGATCGCCCGCCTGCTGCTGTTCTCCACCGTCCGCGGCGCGCTGTACGAGGCACTGGCCGGGCACGCCGATCCGGTGCTGGCGGCGGTCGCGGCGCGCGGGGTGAAGGAGCTGGCCTACCACCGCGAGTACGCCACCGCGTGGACGCTGCGGCTCGGCGACGGCACGCCGTACTCGGCCGCGCGGATGCAGGCCGGTCTGGACGCGGTCTGGCCGCTGCTGGAGGAGCTCTTCACCGCGCACCCGGTCGAGCTGCGGGTCGGGGTGGACCCGGCGACGCTGCGCGAACCGGTGCTGCGCTCACTGGCGGCGGTGCTGGCGGAGGCCGGGCTGGCCGTGCCCGACGTGGCGGGGCTGGCGACCGTCGGCGGCCGGGCGGGCCGGGACGGGGTGCACAGCGAGGCCCTGGGCCTGCTGCTCGCCGAGCTGCAGGTGCTGGCCCGCGCGCACCCGGGCGCGACGTGGTGA
- the paaE gene encoding 1,2-phenylacetyl-CoA epoxidase subunit PaaE, producing the protein MAAVPPAVPAVPAVPAVPTVPPSFEQSSAEQASAELPPAEPSPVRPARRPAFHALRIAAVERLCDDAVAVTFAVPDGLTEAFAFRPGQTLTLRRVVDGVDERRSYSICAPVGGPLRIAVREVPGGLFSRWLVRDAGPGEEVEVLTPSGLFTPDLGRPADHVLLAAGSGITPMLSIAASVLAADRASTVTLLYGNRRSDTVMFADELADLKDRYLGRFQLVHVLSRETRDAELLSGRLDPERVKALLRALVDVPAVGHWWLCGPFGMVTGAKELLAGLGVPTDRVHQELFHAEDEPIGERADDTPGAADGAEGVERSEVTVVLDGRGSTLSLPRDRSVLDGAQRSRPDLPFACKGGVCGTCRALVTEGEVSMRRNFALEEKELAAGYVLTCQARPVTDRVTVDYDR; encoded by the coding sequence ATGGCCGCCGTTCCACCAGCAGTCCCGGCAGTCCCGGCAGTCCCGGCAGTCCCGACGGTCCCACCGTCGTTCGAGCAGTCGTCCGCCGAGCAAGCGTCCGCCGAGCTGCCCCCCGCCGAGCCGTCGCCCGTCCGCCCGGCCCGCCGGCCGGCGTTCCACGCCCTGCGGATCGCGGCGGTGGAGCGGCTCTGCGACGACGCCGTCGCGGTGACCTTCGCGGTGCCCGACGGGCTCACCGAGGCGTTCGCGTTCCGGCCGGGGCAGACACTGACACTGCGCCGGGTGGTCGACGGGGTCGACGAGCGCCGCTCCTACTCGATCTGCGCCCCCGTCGGCGGCCCGCTGCGCATCGCCGTGCGCGAGGTGCCGGGCGGCCTGTTCTCGCGCTGGCTGGTGCGGGACGCCGGGCCGGGGGAGGAGGTGGAGGTGCTGACGCCGTCCGGCCTGTTCACCCCCGACCTCGGCCGGCCCGCCGACCATGTGCTGCTGGCCGCCGGTTCCGGCATCACGCCGATGCTGTCCATCGCCGCCTCCGTGCTCGCCGCCGACCGCGCCTCCACCGTCACCCTGCTCTACGGCAACCGGCGCAGCGACACCGTGATGTTCGCGGACGAGCTGGCCGATCTCAAGGACCGCTACCTGGGCCGGTTCCAGCTGGTCCATGTGCTCTCCCGGGAGACCCGGGACGCCGAACTGCTCAGCGGACGGCTCGACCCGGAGCGGGTCAAGGCCCTGCTGCGGGCGCTGGTGGACGTGCCGGCGGTCGGCCACTGGTGGCTCTGCGGGCCGTTCGGGATGGTCACCGGGGCCAAGGAACTGCTCGCCGGCCTGGGCGTGCCGACGGACCGGGTGCACCAGGAGCTGTTCCACGCCGAGGACGAGCCGATCGGCGAACGCGCCGACGACACCCCCGGCGCGGCGGACGGGGCCGAGGGCGTCGAACGCAGCGAGGTCACCGTCGTCCTGGACGGCCGGGGCAGCACGCTCAGCCTGCCGCGCGACCGGTCGGTGCTGGACGGCGCGCAGCGTTCCCGGCCCGACCTGCCGTTCGCCTGCAAGGGCGGGGTGTGCGGGACCTGCCGTGCCCTGGTCACCGAGGGGGAGGTGTCGATGCGGCGCAACTTCGCCCTGGAGGAGAAGGAGCTGGCGGCCGGCTACGTCCTCACCTGCCAGGCCCGTCCGGTGACGGACCGGGTGACGGTCGACTACGACCGCTGA
- the paaA gene encoding 1,2-phenylacetyl-CoA epoxidase subunit PaaA translates to MVTAEVAERPGASPEEAFEAVIAAEQRIEPRDWMPDAYRATLVRQIAQHAHSEIIGMQPEGNWLTRAPSLRRKAILLAKAQDEAGHGLYLYAAAETLGVDRAELTEKLISGRQKYSSIFNYPTLTFADVGVIGWLVDGAAICNQVPLCRCSYGPYARAMVRICKEESFHQRQGYELLMTLMRGTEAQRRMVQDAVDRWWWPSLMMFGPSDAASPNTARSMAWRIKRHTNDELRQRFVDMTVPQAEHLGVTLPDPGMSWNEERGSWDFGEPDWSELNRVIQGQGPCNAQRVERRRAAHEDGAWVREAATAYAEKRRAEAAPSTGTDVRTATDAATPTNAATATATTAAMATTAGAEPNAGTAADAGKKTEQENGK, encoded by the coding sequence GTGGTGACAGCAGAGGTGGCCGAGCGGCCCGGGGCATCGCCCGAGGAGGCGTTCGAGGCCGTCATCGCCGCGGAGCAGCGCATCGAGCCCCGCGACTGGATGCCCGACGCCTACCGGGCGACCCTCGTCCGCCAGATCGCCCAGCACGCCCATTCCGAGATCATCGGCATGCAGCCCGAGGGCAACTGGCTCACCCGCGCCCCCTCCCTGCGGCGCAAGGCGATCCTGCTCGCGAAGGCCCAGGACGAGGCCGGCCACGGCCTGTACCTCTACGCCGCGGCCGAGACGCTCGGCGTGGACCGCGCCGAACTCACCGAGAAGCTGATCTCCGGCCGCCAGAAGTACTCCTCGATCTTCAACTACCCGACGCTCACCTTCGCCGACGTCGGTGTGATCGGCTGGCTGGTGGACGGCGCCGCGATCTGCAACCAGGTCCCGCTGTGCCGCTGCAGCTACGGTCCGTACGCGCGCGCCATGGTCCGGATCTGCAAGGAGGAGTCCTTCCACCAGCGCCAGGGCTACGAGCTGCTGATGACGCTGATGCGCGGCACCGAGGCCCAGCGGCGGATGGTCCAGGACGCGGTGGACCGCTGGTGGTGGCCGTCGCTGATGATGTTCGGCCCCTCCGACGCCGCCTCGCCGAACACCGCCCGTTCGATGGCCTGGCGGATCAAGCGGCACACCAACGACGAGCTGAGGCAGCGCTTCGTCGACATGACCGTGCCGCAGGCCGAGCACCTCGGCGTCACCCTCCCCGACCCCGGCATGAGCTGGAACGAGGAGCGCGGCAGCTGGGACTTCGGCGAGCCGGACTGGTCGGAGCTGAACCGGGTCATCCAGGGCCAGGGCCCGTGCAACGCCCAGCGCGTCGAACGGCGGCGGGCCGCCCACGAGGACGGCGCGTGGGTGCGCGAGGCGGCCACCGCGTACGCGGAGAAGCGCCGCGCCGAGGCCGCCCCGAGCACCGGGACCGACGTGAGAACGGCGACGGACGCGGCCACGCCCACGAACGCAGCCACGGCCACGGCGACGACCGCAGCCATGGCCACGACCGCGGGCGCGGAGCCGAACGCCGGCACGGCCGCGGACGCCGGCAAGAAGACGGAACAGGAGAACGGGAAGTGA
- a CDS encoding M20/M25/M40 family metallo-hydrolase: protein MSPQAVRPATPAASPVAAATPTVATGSVTANVAPTGTANAAPTSAAGSTTVTTMTAGATTATVTAAAATTAFTPVEPTRTTGAAPGTAAPGTTGRTGTARTALAPAAPTPAAAPPVAAAPHAPAVPDSEGQPGPTAALPGLPQALTSRARTLAGAVRRRCADLARIESPSGDAPRLDALAEELAAGFRATGATVHREPGPAGDHLVLQWEGRDESLPHLLVVGHHDTVWPAGILTDWPVTEQDGTLSGPGVVDMKGGLAILEGAFALLADLGQRPHRTVRLVVVSDEEVGSPDGKRLVERQLRDAAAVLGLEPPHPDGRLKTARRGSTRVRLTVTGREAHAGNDAADGVSAVDELVDQLVAVRGLVSLPGTELNAGRISGGSRANVVAGRAEAELGLRFSTTEAQRRTLDNLARLTALRPGARVRTEVLSSRPAWPERSANPLLRHVRSLAAVLGQQLDGGPAGGAGDTNLPGSRGLPTLDGFGAVGGGAHARHEHIRIDQLAPRIALLAALLAVPLPRLRDRSEG, encoded by the coding sequence TTGAGTCCTCAAGCCGTCCGCCCCGCCACTCCTGCGGCGAGCCCTGTGGCCGCCGCGACCCCGACCGTCGCCACCGGATCCGTCACCGCGAACGTCGCCCCCACCGGCACCGCGAACGCTGCCCCCACGAGCGCCGCCGGCAGCACGACGGTCACCACGATGACCGCCGGCGCCACCACCGCCACCGTCACCGCGGCAGCAGCCACCACCGCCTTCACCCCTGTCGAGCCGACCAGGACCACCGGAGCCGCCCCCGGCACGGCCGCCCCCGGAACGACCGGGAGAACCGGCACCGCCCGAACCGCCCTCGCCCCGGCCGCCCCCACACCCGCCGCCGCGCCACCCGTCGCAGCGGCCCCCCACGCTCCGGCCGTCCCCGACAGCGAGGGCCAACCCGGCCCCACCGCCGCTCTCCCCGGTCTGCCCCAGGCCCTCACCAGCCGCGCCCGCACCCTCGCCGGGGCCGTCCGGCGACGCTGCGCGGACCTGGCCCGGATCGAGTCCCCCAGTGGTGACGCACCCAGACTCGACGCCCTGGCGGAGGAGTTGGCCGCCGGATTCCGGGCCACCGGTGCCACCGTGCACCGCGAACCGGGCCCGGCCGGCGACCACCTCGTGCTCCAGTGGGAGGGGCGGGACGAAAGCCTGCCGCACCTCCTCGTGGTCGGCCACCACGACACCGTCTGGCCGGCCGGCATCCTCACCGACTGGCCGGTCACCGAGCAGGACGGCACCCTCAGCGGGCCCGGCGTGGTCGACATGAAGGGCGGACTCGCCATTCTGGAGGGAGCGTTCGCCCTGCTCGCCGACCTCGGTCAACGCCCCCACCGCACGGTCCGTCTGGTCGTGGTCTCCGACGAGGAGGTCGGCAGTCCGGACGGCAAGCGCCTCGTCGAACGCCAACTCCGCGACGCCGCCGCCGTACTCGGCCTCGAACCGCCGCACCCGGACGGCCGACTCAAGACCGCCCGCCGCGGCTCCACCCGGGTGCGGCTCACCGTCACCGGGCGCGAGGCGCACGCCGGCAACGACGCCGCCGACGGCGTATCGGCAGTGGACGAACTGGTCGACCAGCTCGTCGCCGTCCGCGGCCTGGTCAGCCTCCCCGGCACCGAGCTGAACGCGGGCCGGATCAGCGGCGGCAGCCGGGCCAACGTCGTGGCCGGCCGGGCCGAGGCGGAACTCGGCCTGCGCTTCTCCACCACCGAAGCGCAGCGCCGGACCCTCGACAACCTCGCCCGACTGACCGCGCTGCGGCCGGGCGCACGGGTGCGGACCGAGGTGCTGTCCAGCCGTCCGGCGTGGCCCGAACGCTCCGCGAATCCACTGCTGCGCCACGTCCGTTCACTCGCGGCGGTGCTCGGGCAGCAGTTGGACGGCGGTCCGGCGGGCGGGGCGGGCGACACCAACCTGCCGGGTTCGCGCGGACTCCCCACGCTCGACGGGTTCGGCGCCGTCGGCGGGGGCGCGCACGCCCGGCACGAGCACATCCGGATCGATCAGCTGGCACCGAGGATCGCCCTGCTGGCGGCGCTCCTCGCCGTTCCGCTCCCGCGTTTGCGCGACCGCTCGGAGGGGTGA
- a CDS encoding NAD(P)-binding domain-containing protein, which produces MTVYGATNSGPVRRVDVVVVGAGQAGLSAAYHLRRRGFAPFREAVGDGGAGTTGGEGAAGGEGAAGGTGGGFVVLDADDAPGGAWAHRSPSLRMATVHGFHDLPDVELPEVDPNAAARDVVPGYFAAYEAQHALPVVRPVRVLAVRSESARPDARLLVETDSGTWSARALINATGTWTRPFLPHYPGRFAGRQLHYAAYRGPEEFAGKRVLVVGGGASAIQVLSEVAAVGETVWVTRTPPVYHAGPFTPEYGRAVVAKVEERVRQGLPVRSVVSVTGLGPSVAYRRAEELGALRRRPMFDRLTEHGVAWGDEELAVDAIVWATGFRPEVGHLGPLGLRSPGGGIALTGTRATADPRVHLVGYGPSASTVGANRAGRAAVNEIVGLLGAPAAVAVTVAGAPTAG; this is translated from the coding sequence GTGACTGTTTACGGTGCAACCAACTCCGGCCCGGTCCGCCGGGTCGACGTCGTGGTGGTCGGCGCGGGCCAGGCGGGCCTTTCGGCCGCCTACCACCTGCGCCGACGCGGCTTCGCACCCTTCCGCGAAGCCGTCGGGGACGGCGGGGCGGGCACGACGGGCGGGGAAGGCGCGGCGGGCGGGGAAGGCGCGGCGGGCGGCACCGGCGGCGGGTTCGTCGTGCTCGACGCCGACGACGCCCCCGGCGGCGCCTGGGCCCACCGGTCGCCGTCGCTGCGGATGGCCACCGTGCACGGTTTCCACGACCTGCCCGACGTCGAACTCCCCGAGGTCGACCCGAACGCGGCGGCGCGCGACGTCGTCCCGGGGTACTTCGCGGCGTACGAGGCACAGCACGCGCTCCCGGTGGTGCGCCCGGTGAGGGTCCTGGCGGTGCGCTCGGAATCGGCGCGGCCCGACGCCCGGCTGCTCGTCGAGACCGACTCCGGCACCTGGTCGGCCCGGGCCCTCATCAACGCCACAGGCACCTGGACCCGGCCCTTCCTCCCCCACTACCCGGGCCGGTTCGCCGGACGGCAGCTGCACTACGCCGCCTACCGGGGGCCGGAGGAGTTCGCGGGCAAGCGGGTCCTGGTGGTGGGCGGGGGCGCCTCGGCGATCCAGGTGCTGTCGGAGGTCGCGGCGGTCGGCGAGACCGTCTGGGTCACCCGCACCCCGCCGGTCTACCACGCCGGACCGTTCACCCCCGAGTACGGGCGAGCCGTGGTTGCCAAGGTCGAGGAGCGGGTCCGCCAGGGGCTGCCGGTGCGCAGCGTGGTGAGCGTCACCGGGCTCGGACCGTCGGTGGCCTACCGCCGCGCCGAGGAGCTGGGCGCGCTGCGGCGGCGGCCGATGTTCGACCGCCTCACCGAGCACGGGGTCGCCTGGGGCGACGAGGAACTCGCCGTCGACGCGATCGTGTGGGCGACCGGCTTCCGCCCCGAGGTCGGTCACCTCGGCCCGCTCGGCCTGCGCTCCCCGGGCGGCGGCATCGCGCTGACCGGCACCCGGGCCACCGCCGACCCCCGGGTCCACCTGGTCGGCTACGGGCCGTCCGCCAGCACCGTCGGCGCCAACCGCGCCGGCCGGGCGGCGGTCAACGAGATCGTCGGGCTGCTCGGCGCCCCGGCCGCCGTCGCGGTGACGGTGGCCGGGGCGCCGACGGCGGGGTAG
- a CDS encoding aminoacyl-tRNA hydrolase — protein MPEDRDARQQYVLPLVVRTERATPPGRTDALETSARAVLTLLNDPRVVEAEGEWAERVLAWEDARIRKVVRRARGGEWRKAGELPGITVTGLEAEVRVFPPVPLDGWPKELAKLQVSGTDLEETGPVGPAPTGVPVLWLNPELEMSAGKTMAQTGHAAQLAWWRLDDARRKEWAESGFALAVRTATPEAWADLVASGLPLVQDAGFTEIAPGSCTVVADHPALRD, from the coding sequence ATGCCCGAGGACCGCGACGCCCGGCAGCAGTACGTGCTGCCGCTGGTGGTCCGGACGGAGCGCGCGACGCCGCCCGGGCGGACCGACGCGCTGGAGACCTCGGCGCGGGCGGTGCTGACCCTGCTGAACGACCCGAGGGTGGTCGAGGCCGAGGGCGAGTGGGCGGAGCGGGTGCTGGCCTGGGAGGACGCGCGGATCCGCAAGGTGGTCCGGCGGGCGCGCGGCGGCGAGTGGCGCAAGGCCGGGGAGCTGCCCGGCATCACGGTGACGGGCCTGGAGGCGGAGGTGCGGGTCTTCCCGCCGGTTCCGCTGGACGGCTGGCCGAAGGAGCTGGCCAAGCTCCAGGTGTCGGGCACCGACCTGGAGGAGACCGGTCCGGTCGGTCCCGCGCCGACGGGTGTGCCGGTGCTGTGGCTGAACCCGGAGCTGGAGATGAGCGCCGGAAAGACGATGGCGCAGACCGGCCATGCCGCGCAGCTCGCCTGGTGGCGGCTGGACGACGCCCGCCGCAAGGAGTGGGCGGAGAGCGGTTTCGCGCTCGCCGTCCGCACGGCGACGCCCGAGGCGTGGGCGGACCTGGTGGCGAGCGGCCTCCCGCTGGTGCAGGACGCCGGCTTCACGGAGATCGCCCCGGGGAGCTGCACCGTGGTGGCGGACCACCCGGCGCTGCGCGACTGA
- a CDS encoding response regulator transcription factor, which yields MIRTMVVDDDALVRLGLVDLLAQDPELTVVAEAADGLEAVELAARHRIDVALMDIRMPGLDGIAATRRLRALPDAPRVIALTTFDLDEYVYRALAAGADGFLLKDTPPAEIARAVHVVAGGQGMLHPAAARRLIDRYHRTGEPRAVAARGRLEGLTPREGDVLRELAAGRSNAEIAAALGMRESTVKAHVSRILTGLGVGNRVQAALLARDAGVVDDGG from the coding sequence GTGATCCGCACCATGGTGGTCGACGACGACGCGCTGGTCCGGCTCGGACTCGTCGACCTGCTCGCCCAGGACCCTGAGCTGACCGTGGTCGCCGAGGCCGCCGACGGACTGGAGGCCGTCGAACTCGCCGCCCGCCACCGCATCGACGTCGCCCTGATGGACATCCGGATGCCCGGACTCGACGGCATCGCCGCGACCCGGCGGCTCCGCGCACTGCCGGACGCCCCCCGCGTCATCGCGCTCACCACCTTCGACCTCGACGAGTACGTCTACCGGGCCCTGGCGGCAGGGGCCGACGGCTTCCTGCTCAAGGACACCCCGCCCGCCGAGATCGCCCGTGCCGTCCACGTGGTCGCCGGTGGGCAGGGCATGCTCCACCCGGCCGCCGCCCGCCGCCTCATCGACCGTTACCACCGCACCGGGGAGCCACGCGCGGTCGCGGCCCGGGGCCGTCTGGAGGGGCTCACGCCGCGCGAGGGCGACGTGCTGCGCGAACTCGCCGCCGGTCGTTCCAACGCCGAGATCGCGGCAGCCCTCGGGATGCGCGAGAGCACGGTCAAGGCACATGTCAGCCGGATCCTCACCGGGCTGGGGGTCGGCAACCGCGTCCAGGCGGCGCTGCTCGCCCGGGACGCCGGCGTGGTGGACGACGGCGGCTGA
- a CDS encoding winged helix-turn-helix domain-containing protein: MTTHNTPAEPAALRSGAPSRPLPQHAIRAGLLDLISEWGSITSNQAAQMLGQSSGTCSFHLRQLARYGVIEEAPTGDGRSRPWRLRWTGSLMPGEPGSPTAGRAGDDPTPEPAAELEDGSYRHWLANRSAAPTEWQRDQTSSDVLHLTSDELADLGAAVRALIAPYRQREPHTGTHPVAAVTRLFPLLADTGGDAATR, translated from the coding sequence GTGACCACCCACAACACTCCCGCCGAACCGGCCGCCCTCCGGAGCGGAGCTCCCTCCCGGCCGCTGCCGCAGCACGCGATCCGCGCCGGGCTGCTCGACCTGATCTCCGAGTGGGGCAGCATCACCTCGAACCAGGCCGCGCAGATGCTCGGCCAGAGTTCCGGAACGTGCTCCTTCCACCTCCGGCAGCTGGCCCGGTACGGGGTGATCGAGGAGGCGCCGACCGGGGACGGCCGTTCCCGCCCGTGGCGGCTGCGATGGACGGGATCGCTGATGCCCGGTGAGCCGGGCTCGCCGACGGCCGGGCGGGCCGGCGACGATCCGACCCCCGAGCCGGCGGCCGAGCTGGAGGACGGCAGCTACCGCCACTGGCTCGCCAACCGCTCCGCCGCGCCCACCGAATGGCAGCGCGACCAGACCTCCAGCGACGTCCTGCACCTCACCAGCGACGAACTCGCCGACCTCGGCGCCGCCGTCCGCGCCCTGATCGCGCCCTACCGGCAGCGCGAACCGCACACCGGGACGCATCCCGTCGCCGCCGTCACCCGGCTCTTCCCGCTGCTCGCGGACACCGGCGGGGACGCCGCGACGCGCTGA
- the paaD gene encoding 1,2-phenylacetyl-CoA epoxidase subunit PaaD: protein MAGERASSGAAWAVAAAVPDPELPMLTLADLGVLADVEVAGDPQDPVVTAWITPTYSGCPAVAEMAADVDRRLRAAGFADVRVRLRLDPPWSTDLITPEGRRKLAEAGIAPPRPGGGAAAGGATLLSLGPTRVATAAPVACPLCGGTDTEELSRFGSTACKALWRCRECREPFERVKEI from the coding sequence GTGGCCGGGGAGCGCGCGTCGAGCGGGGCGGCCTGGGCGGTGGCGGCCGCCGTGCCGGACCCGGAACTGCCGATGCTGACCCTGGCCGACCTCGGTGTGCTGGCCGACGTCGAGGTGGCCGGGGACCCGCAGGACCCGGTGGTGACCGCCTGGATCACCCCGACCTACTCGGGCTGCCCCGCCGTCGCCGAGATGGCCGCCGACGTGGACCGGCGGCTGCGGGCGGCCGGGTTCGCGGACGTCCGGGTCCGGCTGCGGCTCGACCCGCCGTGGTCGACCGACCTGATCACCCCCGAGGGCCGGCGCAAGCTCGCCGAGGCCGGCATCGCCCCGCCCCGGCCCGGGGGCGGCGCGGCGGCCGGCGGCGCCACTCTGCTGAGTCTGGGCCCGACCCGGGTCGCGACCGCCGCGCCCGTCGCCTGCCCGCTCTGCGGCGGTACCGACACCGAGGAGCTGTCCCGCTTCGGCTCCACCGCGTGCAAGGCGCTGTGGCGCTGCCGCGAGTGCCGCGAGCCTTTCGAACGCGTCAAGGAGATCTGA
- the paaB gene encoding 1,2-phenylacetyl-CoA epoxidase subunit PaaB — translation MTESKAGWPLYEVFVRPRRGLNHVHVGSLHAADDRMALLAARDLYTRRNEGVSLWVVRSDAITASTPDERDPFFAPSGDKVYRHPTFYDIPEDVPHI, via the coding sequence GTGACCGAGTCCAAGGCCGGCTGGCCGCTCTACGAGGTGTTCGTGCGCCCCCGGCGGGGCCTGAACCACGTGCACGTCGGCTCCCTGCACGCGGCCGACGACCGGATGGCCCTGCTCGCCGCCCGCGACCTCTACACCCGCCGCAACGAGGGCGTCAGCCTCTGGGTGGTCCGCTCCGACGCCATCACCGCGTCCACCCCGGACGAGCGCGATCCCTTCTTCGCGCCCAGCGGCGACAAGGTCTACCGCCACCCGACCTTCTACGACATCCCCGAGGATGTCCCGCACATCTGA